ACTGCGCCCCGTCACGCCGGGTAACTTCATCAGAAATCGGCCAAATCCAATCGCGATGGCATCGAGCAGCGCGGTTTTTCCCGCACCGTTATCCGCGATGATGACAGTCAGGCGCTTGCCGAAATCGATGCTCAGTTCATCGAAACATCGAAAGTTCTTGAGGAATAGACGGTCGAGTTTCATATTGCCTGCCTGGATGAATCAGAGGAGAAAAAAAGACGGCATCGAGGAATTACATCAGGATCACGTCGTACTGCTCCTGGTGATACCCCTTCTCGACCTGCAGCGAAATGCGCTTGCCGATGAAGTCGCCCAGCATGGCCAGGTGCTGCGATTCTTCTTCCAGGAACAGGTCGATCACCTCCTGCGAGGCGACGATGCGGAATTCGCGCGGGTTGAACTGCTTGGCTTCGCGCAGCAGTTCGCGCAGGATCTCGTAGCAGATCGTGCGGCTGGTCTTGACCTGTCCCTTGCCCGAGCAGGCCGGGCAGGGTTCGCACAGGATGTGGGCCAGCGATTCGCGGGTGCGCTTGCGGGTCATCTCCACCAGGCCCAGGGCCGAGAAGCTGCTGACCGAGACCTTGGTGCGGTCGCGCGCCAGGGTCTTTTTCAGCTCGGCCAGCACCGCGTTGCGGTGCTCGTTGTTCTCCATGTCGATGAAGTCGAGGATGATGATGCCGCCCAGGTTGCGCAGGCGTAGCTGGCGCGCGATGGCGTGCGCCGCCTCCAGGTTGGTCTTGAAGATCGTGTCGGCGAAGTTGCGTCCGCCGACGTAGCCGCCGGTATTGACGTCGATGGTCGTCATCGCCTCGGTCTGGTCGACGATCAGGTAGCCGCCCGATTTCAGGTCCACGCGGCGGCCCAGCGCGCGCAGGATTTCCTCTTCCACGCCGTACAGGTCGAACAGCGGCCGCTCGCCCGTGTAGTGCGCCATGCGCGACAGCACGCTCGGGGTGTAGACCTGGGCGAATTCGGCCAGTTTCAGGAAATTCTCGCGCGAGTCGACCTGGATGCTGGCAGTCTCGTCGTGCACGAAGTCGCGCAGCACGCGCTGGGCCAGGCTCAGGTCCTGGTACAGCAGGGTGGTGGGCGGCCGGGTGCGCGCGCCCTGGACGATCGCGCCCCAGGTCTTGCGCAGGTAGTCGACGTCGGCCGCGATGTCGTCGCTCGAGGCTTCCTCGGCCATCGTGCGCACGATGTAGCCGCCTTTTTCGTCGGCCGGCAGCAGGCTTTGCAGGTTCGTGCGCAGGCGTTCGCGCTCGGCTTCCTTCTCGATCTTTTGCGAGATGCCGATGTGATGGTCTTGCGGCAGGTACACCAGCATGCGTCCGGCGATCGAGATCTGGGTCGACAGGCGCGCGCCCTTGGTGCCAATCGGATCCTTGATGACCTGGACGGTCAATACCTGGCCGTCGAACAGCAGTTTTTCGATGGGGGTGGGCGGGGCGTTGCCGCTGTCATGGCTGCGCGCTTCCCAGATGTCGGCCACGTGCAGGAAGGCCGCGCGTTCCAGGCCGATGTCGATGAAGGCCGACTGCATCCCCGGCAGCACCCGCACGACCTTGCCCAGATAGACGTTCCCCGCCAACCCGCGCGTGAGCGTGCGCTCGATGTGCAGCTCCTGTACCGCGCCCTGCAGGACCAGCGCGACACGCGTTTCCTGCGGTGTGATGTTGATGAGGATGTCTTCGTTCATGGACCCTGCCGTGCGTATTGTTCAGGGTGACATGATACACGCTGGGCGAGGGCCGCCCACCGGATCGATGGCGGAAAATCAGATGGCCAGGCCGGCCTTGCGCAACAGGTTCGCCGTCTCGAACAGCGGCAATCCCATGATCCCCGAATGGCTGCCTTCGATGTGCTCGATGAACAGCGCCGCCGGGCCCTGGATGCCGTAACCGCCGGCCTTGTCGTAAGGCTCGAGGGTGGCGCAATAGGCCCTGATCTGCGCCGCAGTCAACGTGGCGAAGCGCACGTTCGACACTTGCGTGACCTGCTCGGCCACGTTCTGGGCGTGGACCGCCACCGACGTCAGCACCTGGTGGGTGCGGCCCGACAGGCGTTCGAGCATCGCCACCGCCTCGCGGTTGTCGGCCGGCTTGCCGAGGATCTCGCCGTCGATGGTGACGGTGGTGTCGGCCGTCAGCACCGGGCGCAGCGGCTGGCGGCGCTGCAGCAGCAGGTTGTAGGCGAAGGCGCCCTTGGCCCGGGCGACCCGCGCCACGTAGGTGTGCACGTCTTCGCCCGGCAGCACGTCTTCGCTGACGTCGACCGCGCGGCCCGGATCGCTGCGCAGCAGCATCAGTTCGAAATCCACGCCGATCTGGCGCAGCAGTTCGCGCCGGCGCGGGCTCTTGGAGGCGAGGTAGATCTTGTTCTGGTTTTTCATCGCGGGCTCTTCATCGACTCGGTCCGGTTCAGACACGGTGGTACGGATGATTCTGGGTGATCGACCAGGCGCGATACAGCTGTTCCGCCAGCATGACCCGGACGATTCCGTGCGGCAGGGTCATGCTGGAGATGCGGATCAGGCCCTCGGCCCGCGCCTTCAGCTCGGGATCGAGGCCGTCGGCCCCGCCGATCAGGAAGGCGGTGTCGCGGCCGTCGCGCTGCCAGGTCTCGAGCTGCTGGGACAAGCCGACGCTGGTCAGGTCCTTGCCGCGTTCGTCCAGGGCGACGATGCGCACGCCCTTCGGCAGCGCCGCCTCGATGCGCTCGCGCTCGAGCGCCATCGCGGTGGCGGCGGTCTTGCTGCCGGAACGCTCGACCGGCTTGATCTCCTTGAGCACGATGCGCAGCTCGGGCGGCATGCGCTTCGTGTACTCGGTGAAGCCGGATTCGATCCAGGCCGGCATCTTGTGGCCGACCGCGGCAATGATCAACTGCATGCCTTGCCCTTACTCGGCATCCTTCTTGATGCGGCGGATCACCTTCTTGAACGGTGCCGTAGCTTCGGCGGCCGGCGCGGCCTTCGGTGCAGCAGCCTTGCTCACGCGCTTCGGCGGCTTGGCCTTGGTCGCTTCGACGGCGGCGACTTCGGTCTTGCTCGGCGCGACTTTCACGGTCTTGCCGGTCGGGACGGCCTTGGCGGCTGCCTTTTTGGCGGCCGGCTTCTTGGCAGCGGCGGTCTCGCCGGCAGCAGCCTTGGTGGCGCGCTTGGCGGCAGGTTTACGCTCGTTGACCGGCTTGGCTTCTTCCTGCGCCTGGTTGGCGGCCAGGTGCTTCGACTTCGGCTTGGCGGCGTCGGCTTCGACACCTTCGGCGGTCGACTTGCGCTTGGCGGCGCCCAGCTTGACCGGCTTCTCGCCCCAGATTTCTTCGAGGCGGTAGTACTGGCGGATGGCCGGCTGCATGATGTGGACGATCATGTCGCCCAGGTCGACCAGCACCCATTCGCCGGTGTCTTCGCCTTCCAGGCCGACCACGTCGCCGCCGGCTGCCTTGACCTTGTCGCGCACCGACGCTGCCAGCGCCTTGGTCTGGCGGTTGGAGGTGCCCGAGACCACGGCGATGCGGTCGAACAGGCTGGTCAGGTGGGTCGTGTCGAACAGGACGATGTCCTGGCCCTTGACGTCTTCCAGGGCGTCCACGACGAGGGTTTGCAGTTTCTTGATATCCATTAGTTTTTGTATAGGTGATGTTGTTGAATATAGTCTAGCACTTGCGCCATACCGAGCGCGCTTGCATCCGCGCCGGATTGCAGGGCCGCCCGGAGCTGGCTGGACGACAGGTCCACGTCCAGCGTCGGCGCGAGGCAGACTTTTCCGTGCGCCAGCAGGCGCACGGTGTCGGGCGTTGCAAGCCGCGTCGACAGTTCTTGGGCCACCAGGGGTGGCAATGCTTCCTGCGCCAGGTCGTAGCCCGGACGCGTCGCCACGCCAAGATTGGCAAGGGCAAACAGTTCGCGCCATTCGTTCCAGCTGTCGAGCTTGCGCAACTGGTCGGCGCCCATCAGGAACACGATCGAGGCCCGCGGGCCCAGTTCCGCGCGCAGCGCGCGCAGGGTTTCGACCGTGTAGGTCGGCGTCTTGCGTTCGACTTCCTGCAGGTCGAGCGTCACCGGAAGCGCCGGGCTGCGCAGCGGCGCGAAAGCCAGTTCCAGCATCGCGATGCGATCCTGGTCGCTGGCCTCGAGGCCGCTTTTCTGCCACGGCTGGCCGGCCGGCAGGATGCGCAGCGCATCCGGCCGCAGCAGGCGGGTGAACAGCTGCGCGAGCGCGACGTGGCCCTGGTGTACCGGATCGAAACTGCCGCCCAGGACGGCGATGCAGCGGTTGCGGCCAGGCGCGCCGCCGGCCACGCTCACGGCGCCAGCCAGTCCCGGTGCACCAGGAAGTCGGAATACAGCCGCGCTTCAGGGCTGCCGGGTTCGGGATGCCAGTCGTAGCGCCACTTGACGATCGGCGGCATCGACATCAGGATCGCCTCGGTACGCCCGCCCGACTGCAGGCCGAACAGGGTACCGCGATCCCACACCAGGTTGAACTCGACGTAGCGGCCGCGCCGGTAGGCCTGGAAATCGCGCTCGCGCTCGCCATATGGCTGGTCCTTGCGGCGCTGCAGGATCGGCAGGTAGGCGTCCAGGAAGCGCTCGCCCACGCTGCGTACCAGCGCATACGATTGCTCGAAGCCGAGTTCGTTCAAGTCGTCGAAGAAGATGCCGCCGACGCCGCGCGGTTCCTTGCGGTGCTTCAGGTAGAAGTAATCGTCGCACCAGCTCTTGAAGCGCGGATGCAGGTCTGGGCCGAACGGCGCCACGGCGTCGTGGCAGGCCTGGTGGAAGTGGCGCGCATCGTCAAGCTCGCCGTAATACGGCGTCAGGTCCATGCCGCCGCCGAACCACCAGACCGGGTCCTTGCCGGGCGCGGTCGCTTCAAAAAAGCGCACGTTCATGTGCACCGTCGGGGCGTAGGGGTTGCGCGGATGCAGCACCAGCGACACGCCCATCGCTTCCCAGGCGCGGCCCGCCAGCTCCGGCCGCGCCGCCGTGGCCGATGGCGGCAGGGTCGCGCCGCGCACGTGCGAGAAGTTCACGCCGCCCCGTTCCAGTACATTGCCTTCCTCGACCAGGCGCGACACGCCGCCACCGCCTTCGGGACGTTCCCATTCCTCGCGCAGGAACGATTTGCCGTCGACCTGTTCGAGACCGTGGACGATGCGCGCCTGGAGCTCGAGCAGCCAGGCCTTGATGGCGGCAGGGTTGGGGGAAGACATGGGAATGGACTGACCGGGAATGAAAAGTGGGCCGATTGTACACCGGCCCACGTGTGCTTACATCTGGCGTTGGATGGGAGGGATTTACTTCACGCCGCGCCAGCCGATGTCGCGCCGATACTGCGCGCCATTGAAGTGGATCTTCTCGACGCTGTCGTAGGCCTGCTTCTGCGCCATCTTGACGCTGTCGCCCAGTCCCACCACGCACAGCACGCGGCCGCCGCTGGTCTGCAGCTTGCCGTCCACGAGTTTGGTGCCGGCATGGAAGGTGACGCATTCCGGCACTTCTTGCGGGATGCCGTCGATGACGTCGCCCTTGCGCGGGCTGTCCGGATAGCCGGCGGCCGCCATCACGACGCCCACGGCGGTGCGGCGGTCCCATTCCAGCTCGACCGTGTCGAGGGTGCCGTTGCAGGCGTGTTCCAGTACAGTCGCGAAGTCGCTCTTCAGGCGCGCCATGATCGGCTGGGTTTCCGGGTCGCCCATGCGGCAGTTGAATTCGAGCGTGCGCGGATTGCCCTCGGCGTCGATCATCAGGCCGGCGTACAGGAAGCCCGAGAACGGGATGCCGTCGCGAGCCATGCCCTGGATGGTCGGGTTGACGATCTCGCGCATCACGCGCGCATGCATCGACGGCGTCACGATCGGCGCCGGCGAATAGGCGCCCATGCCGCCCGTGTTCGGGCCCTGGTCGTTGTCCTTCAGGCGTTTATGATCCTGGCTGGTGGCCAGCGCCAGCACGTTCTTGCCGTCGCACATGACGATGAAGCTGGCTTCTTCGCCGGCCAGGAATTCTTCGATCACGATGCGCGCGCCGGCGTCGCCGAAGGCGTTATCGGACAGCATGTGGTCGACGGCGCCATGCGCTTCCTCCAGCGACATCGCGACCACCACGCCCTTGCCGGCCGCCAGGCCGTCGGCCTTGATGACGATCGGCGCGCCGTTGGCGTCGATGTAGGCGTGGGCCGCCGCGGCATCGGAGAAGGTTTCGTACCTGGCGGTCGGGATGCCGTGGCGCTGCATGAAGGCCTTGGCGAAGTCTTTCGAGCTCTCGAGCTGGGCCGCTTCGCGGGTCGGGCCGAAGATCTTGAGGCCGCGCGAGCGGAACAGGTTGACGATGCCGGCCGCCAGCGGCGCCTCGGGGCCGACCAGGGTCAGTGCAACGCCTTCGGCCACCACGAAGTCGGCCAGCGCCTCGGGGTCCGTCAGGTCGACCGTCACCAGGCGGTCGTCGAGCGCGGTGCCGCCATTGCCCGGGGCGACGAAGACCGTCTGGGCACGTTCCGATTGGGCCAGTTTCCACGCCAGCGCGTGTTCGCGGCCGCCCGAGCCGACTACGAGGATTTTCATATTGGCTACCAATTATTCTTCGATGACGGCGTTGGTGAACACTTCCTGGACGTCGTCCAGGTTTTCCAGCGCATCCAGCAGTTTCTGCATCTTGACCGCGTCCTCGCCCGTGAACACGGTCTCGGTGGCGGGCTTCATGATGACTTCGGCCACTTCGGCCTTGAAGCCGGCCGCTTCCAGTGCTTCCTTGACACTCGAGAAGGCGTGCGGGTCGCACAGCACCTCAAAGCCGCCTTCTTCGTCGGCCGCGACGTCGTCGGCGCCGGCTTCCAGGGCAGCTTCCATCAGCTTGTCTTCTTCGACGCCGGGCGCGAACAGGAACTGGCCGGTGTGGGTGAACATGAAGGCCACCGAGCCCTCGGTGCCCATATTGCCGCCGAACTTGCTGAAGGCATGGCGCACTTCGGCCACGGTGCGCACGCGGTTGTCGGTCAGGCAGTCGACGATGATCGCCGCGCCGCCGATGCCGTAGCCTTCGTAGCGCACTTCTTCGTAGTTAACGCCTTCGAGCTCGCCCGAGCCGCGCTGGATCGCGCGGGTGACGTTATCCTTCGGCATATTCGCGTCCGCGGCCTTCTCGACCGCCAGGCGCAGGCGCGGGTTGGAAGCGATGTCGCTTCCGCCCATGCGCGCGGCCACGGTGATCTCCTTGATCAGGCGCGTCCAGATCTTGCCGCGTTTGGCATCAGTGGCGGCCTTCTTGTGCTTGATATTGGCCCATTTGCTGTGTCCAGCCATGTCGAGAATTCCTTAGACGGTATGCAAGAGTGGCCGATATTCTAGCATAGGCCCCTCCTGCAAAATCGCTCAAGGAAACAACAGTCGGGTCCCCATGGCGAGTAGCGCCAGGCCGCCCGCACAGGCGATCAGGTGGCCGCTGGCGAGGCGGATCTCGGCCAGCACGAACAGGCCCACGACGGCGATGGCGGCCGGGTTATCGGGACCGGTGGCCAGCAGCAGGAGCATCAGCAGCCAGCAACAGCCCAGGCACTGGCGGGCGTGCGCCGCGCCGCGCCCGAGGGCGCCCGCCAGGCCGTCGCGCCAGCCGGCCAGGATGCCGGGCAGGGGCGCCCGGCAGTGCTCCAGGCAGGCATGCTTGGCCGGTGTCCACTGGTAGACGCCGGCCGCCACCATGATCAGGCCCAGCAGCAGGGGATGGCGCACGGCGCCGCTGGGGGCCGACTCGTGCAAGGTCCACTGGGCGATCGCGGCCAGCAGGGCGAAGCCGGTCCAGGCGCCCAGGTAGCCGAGCACGAACAGGGCGGTACATCGGCGCGCGCGCTGCGCCGCGCGGTCGCCGGCCAGGCGCGCGAACAGCACCGTGGCGCGGCTGGCCAGCGGCAGCATCAGCGCCGTGCACAGGCCGGCCCAGGTGAGGAAGACCAGCGCCAGCTGGGCGGCCTGGTAGGCCAGCGAGGGCGCGGTGGTGGCTGCGCCGGTCGCCGGCCCGTTGGCGGCGGCAGCGGCGGTGACGGCAGTAGCGGTGGCTTCCGCCAGCGGCTGGCTGCTGAGTACCAGGCCGCCCAGTACCAGGCCGGCCCAGCACAGGCTGGCCAGCAGCGACAGGACCAGTAAGGTGAGCAGGACCGTACGGTCACGGCCCAGGCGTGCTTCGACATCGCTCAGGTTCATTGCGGCGCTCCCGGTGGGCCCGCGCGCTCATGCTTGAGGGTCATGATGGATTCTCCTTTTCGGTTGATGTGCCTTGATTCGACCGCGCGCCGTCGCGGCCCGTTCGGCGAACGCGGCCGGATGTGGCGCGAAGCCGAAGCCGCCGTCGCCGGATGAGCCCTGGGATTGGCGCCAGTGGTGCAACTCCCATACCACGCCCGCCGCGGCGCGCCGCCGCGATCGCCTCGGCATGACGCCGAACTTCGGCGTTGCCGCCACAGCCGTGCACCGACCTTGATCGTGTTCAGGATGTCCGGGCGTCGCCCGTGGTTTTGAATGACCGCCAGCGAATCCGGTATTCTTATATGCCAGCCATCCCGTGCATCCGGGACTCACCAGCCGTCGCCGAGAACATGACAACAACGACCACACCCATTCCCCGGATCGCGCTGATCGCGCACGACAAGAAGAAGGACGACATGATCGCGCTCGCCGCCGAGTATCGGGCGTTCCTGCAGGGCTGCGCCCTGTCGGCCACCGGCACCACCGGCGGGCGCCTGATCAACGAACTGGGCCTGGTCGTCGAGCGCAAGCACTCGGGGCCGGTCGGCGGCGACCTGCAGATCGGTTCGCTGCTGGTCGATGGCCTGATCGATTGCGTGATCTTCCTGCGCGACCCGATGACGCCGCAGCCGCACGAACCCGACATCAACGCCCTGGTGCGCGCCTGCGACGTGCACAACATCCCGTGCGCAACCAATGTCTCGACCGCGCGCCTGGTGCTGTCGCAGCTGATGGGCGCGCGCCGTACCGACTGAGGAGATTGCCATGCTCGCCAAAGCGATCCGCATCGCCGCCACCGGCGGCCCCGAAGTGATGGACTATGTCGAGGTCGAGGCGCCGGCGCCCGGCCCCGGCGAAGCGCGCATCGTCCAGCACGCGATCGGCCTGAATTTCATCGACGTGTATTTCCGCACCGGCCTGTATCCGCAGCCGCTGCCCGGCTGGCTCGGCAAGGAAGGCGCCGGCGTGGTCGAGGCGGTGGGCGCGGGCGTCCTTCATGTGAAACCGGGCGACCGAGTGGCCTATGCCGGCGGACCGCTCGGCGCCTACGCCAGCACGCGCACCATGCCAGCCCGCTTCCTGGTCAAGCTGCCCGATGCGATCGGCTTCGAGACCGCGGCCGCCATGATGCTGCAGGGCCTGACCGTGCAATACCTGCTGCGCCAGACCTACCCGGTCAAGGCCGGCGACACAATCCTGTTCCACGCCGCGGCCGGCGGCGTCGGCCTGATCGCCTGCCAGTGGGCGCGTGCGCTCGGCGTGCGCCTGATCGGCACCGTCGGCTCGACGGAGAAGGGCGAGCTGGCGTTGCGCCATGGCGCGGCCCACGTCATCAATTACCGCGACGAAGACATCGTGGCGCGCGTGCGCGAACTCACGGGCGGCGAAGGCGTGCCGGTGGTGTACGACTCGATCGGCAAGGACACGTTCACCGCTTCGCTCGACTGCCTGCAACGGCGCGGGCTGATGGTCAGCTTCGGCAATGCCTCGGGCGCGGTGGAGCCGTTCGCACCGGCCGAACTGTCGAAGCGTGGCTCGCTGTTCCTGACCCGGCCGACCCTGTTCGACTACATGGCCACGCAAGTGGAGCAAGAGGCGATGACGTCCGAGCTGTTCGACATGGTCGGCAGCGGCCAGGTCAAGGTCGAGGTGCATCAACGCTTCGCGCTGGCGCAGGCGGCCGACGCCCACCGCGCGCTGGAGTCGCGCAGCACGACCGGTTCGACGGTGCTGCTGCCATGAGGGACACCCGCGACCAGGAATCCTTGCCCGACCCGCTGCCGCCGGCGGCGCCATCCTCCGGCGACGGCACGCCGAAGTTTGGCCGCCTGCTGGTCGTGCTGGCGCTGGCCATGCTCGCGGTGGTGGCGCTGACCTTCGGCTCGGAAGCCTACTTCACCTGACGCCATGGACGGCGTCAACCGCGCATACGGGCAGGTCTTCGTCCCCGGCCGCCTGACGGTCGGGCTGATGACGCCCATGCAGGGTGCGCCCGGCGTGCCGGCGGACGTCGACACGGCCCTGCAACAGGCGCGCCTGGCCGATGCGCTGGGCTTCGCGGCGCTGTGGACGCGCGACGTGCCCCTGATGATCCCGCAGGGCAGCGCCAGCGAAGTGGCGGCGCTGGACGATCCCTTCCTGTGGCTGACCGCGCTGGCGGCGGTGACGACGCAGGTCGTGCTGGCCACCGGCGCCATCGTGTTGCCGCTGCGCCATCCGCTGCACGTGGCCAAGTCGGCCCTGAGCCTGGACCGCCTCAGCCACGGACGCCTGCTGCTGGGCGTCGGGTCGGGCGACCGTCCCGAGGAATTCGCGCGCTTCGGTCTCGACCTGGAAACGCGCGACGTCGCCTTCCGCGAACATTGGGAAGCGGTGCGCGCCGCGCTTGATCCACGGCCTGCTGCTGATGGCGACGGACAGTACCGGGTGCTGCCGCCGCCATCCGCGCGCATCCCGATGATCGCGGTCGGCAGTGCGCGCCAGTCGCTGCAGTGGATCGCCGAACATGCCGACGGCTGGGCGAGCTACCACCGCGAAGAAGACCGCCAGAAGGGCAGGATCGCCCTATGGCATATGGCGCAGGACCAGCGCTCGCCCGGCCAGCGCAAACCCTTCATCCAGTCGGTGCAGCTGGACCTGCTGGACAATCCGGCCGCGCCGGCCGAGGCGATCGAACTGGGCCTGCGTACCGGCCGCCTGGCGCTGGCGGCCTACCTGGAGCGCATGCGCGAACTCGGGGTCGCGCACATCCTGTTCAACCTTCATCGCGGAGCGCGGCCGGTCGAGGACGTGCTGCGCGAACTGGGCGCGGACATCCTGCCGCAGCTGTAGCCATCCACCCTGCATTGTAAGTACGCATTTTGTTGACATAACAAAACTGCGTCGCTACGATGGCCTAGCATCGAGATACCGGTAACAAAATAATTCACCGGACGGCGCCAGCCGCACAGCAGGAGACAATCATGAAGTGTATTGGCAATGCATGCTGGGCCGCGATGTGCGCGCTGGTCCTGTCCTGGCACGCGCCCGCATGGGCGCAGGCACAGACGCCGGCCGGCGACGCGGCCTCCACGCCGCTGCAGCATATCCACGGACGGCAGCACCAGAGCCTCAACGGCCGCTGGAACTATATCGTCGACCCTTACGAAACCGGCTATTACAACTACCGCCGCGAGCCTTTCGACGCCACGCCTTCCGGCAAGGGCGGCTTCTACGACGACCTGGCGCCGCCGCAAAAGGGCGAGCTGGTCGAGTACGACTTCGACCTGTCGCCGACGCTCAAGGTGCCGGGCGACTGGAATTCGCAGGCCGAGAAGCTGGCCTTCTATGAAGGCACAGTGTGGATGCGCCAGGTGTTCAATGCTGAACCAAAGGAAGGCAGTCGCTACTTCCTTTACTTCGGCGCCGTCAATTACCAGGCCCACGTCTACCTGAACGGCAAGAAGCTGGGCATGCACAAGGGCGGCTTCACGCCGTTCCAGTTCGACGTCAGCGGCAAGCTGAATAAAGGGCGCAACTTCGTGGTGGTCAAGGTCGACAATATGCGCCACCAGGACGAGATCCCGACCGTGAACACCGACTGGTGGAACTATGGCGGCATCACGCGCGACGTGGTGCTGGCCGAGGTGCCGGCCACGTATATCGCCGACTACAAGGTGCAGCTGGCCAAGGGCGATTTGAAACGCATCGAGGGATTCGTCCAGCTGGCCGGTGCCCAGCCGCGGCAAAGCGTCAGCGTGAGCATCCCGGAAGCCGGCATCAAGACCACCGTCATGACCGATGCCGGCGGCCGGGCTGACTTCAAGATACCCGTGAACAAGCTGCGCTACTGGTCGCCGGAAGACCCGAAACTGTACGGCGTCGAGATCGCCGCCGGCCCGGACGCCGTCAAGGACAGGATCGGTTTCCGCACCATCGAGACCCGTGGCCAGGACATCCTGCTGAACGGTAAATCGATCTTCCTGCGCGGGATCTCGCTGCACGACGAGAATCCGCTGGCCCAGGGCCGCCTGCGCGGCGAGGGCGATATGCGCATGATGCTGCAGTGGGCGAAAGAACTGAATGCGAACTACGTGCGCCTGGCCCACTATCCGCACAGCGAACGGATGTCGCGCCTGGCCGACGAGATGGGCCTGCTGGTCTGGGCCGAGGTGCCGGTGTACTGGACCATCTCGTGGACCAACCCGGACACCTACCGCAACGCCCACCAGCAGCTGACCGACATGGTGGTGCGCGACAGGAACCGCGCCAGCGTCATCATCTGGTCGATCGGGAACGAGACCCCGGTGAGTGCGCCGCGCAACGACTTCATGGGCCGGCTGGCCGACACCGTGCGCAAGCTGGACGACACGCGCCTGGTAGCGGCCGCGCTCGAGGTGCACCGCGAGGGCCAGCGGGTCGTGGTCGAGGATCCGCTGTCCGACAAGATCGACCTGGCCAGCTTCAATGAATACGCGGGCTGGTACTGGAGCGACCCGAAGGACATGCTCAACTACCGCTTCGACATCAAGGTCGACAAGCCGGTGGTCGTCAGCGAATTCGGCGCCGATGCGCTGGGCGGCTACCACGCGGACGACGCGACCCGCTGGAGCGAGGAATACCAGGACCTGCTGTACAAGAACCAGTTCACCATGCTGACCGCGATCCCCGGCCTGCGCGGCATGACGCCGTGGATCCTGGCCGATTTCCGCTCCCCGCGCCGCCCGCATCCGCGCTACCAGGACTTCTGGAACCGCAAGGGCCTGATCTCGGACACCGGCCAGAAGAAGAAAGCCTTTCACACGCTGAAGGAGTTCTACGACCGGATGCAGCAGAAATACCGATAAGAGGCCTCGGATGACGACGATGACGAAGACCCTGCTGGCGCTGGCCGCACTGATGGCGTGCGTGCCCAGCGCATTCGCGCAGGAGCGCACGATCGCGCAACAGGTCGACGCGCTGCTGAAACGCATGACGCTCGAGGAAAAGGTCGGCCAGTTGCACCAGCTGTCGGGCCGCCAGATGACGGGGCCGGGCAGCGAGAAGTTCAGCGACAAGCTGGCCGATATCCGCGCCGGCAAGGTGGGCTCGATGCTGAACGTGAAGGGCGTGGCCGAGACGCGCGAGATCCAGGCGCTGGCGCTGCAGTCGCGCCTCAAGATTCCGCTGCTGTTCAGCCTCGACGTCATCCACGGCTACAAGACGGTGTTCCCGGTGCCGCTGGGCGAATCGGCATCGTGGGACATGGAAGCGATTGAGCAGTCGGCCCATATCGCGGCGAAGGAAGCCGCCGCCAGCGGCATCCACTGGACGTTTGCGCCGATGGTCGACATCGGCCGCGATCCGCGCTGGGGCCGGGTGATGGAAGGCGCCGGCGAGGACACCTACCTGGGCTCGCGCATTGCCGTCGCACGGGTAAAAGGCTTCCAGGGCGAGAGGCCGGGCGCGCTGGACCGCATCATGGCCACCGCCAAGCACTTCGCCGGCTATGGCGCGGCGATTGCCGGCCGCGACTACAACGCGGCCGACATGAGCGAGCAGCAGCTGCACGAAGTCTACCTGCCGCCTTTCAAGGCGGCGGTCGATGCCGGCGTCGCCACCTTCATGAACTCCTTCAATACGCT
This portion of the Telluria beijingensis genome encodes:
- a CDS encoding glycoside hydrolase family 2 protein; this encodes MKCIGNACWAAMCALVLSWHAPAWAQAQTPAGDAASTPLQHIHGRQHQSLNGRWNYIVDPYETGYYNYRREPFDATPSGKGGFYDDLAPPQKGELVEYDFDLSPTLKVPGDWNSQAEKLAFYEGTVWMRQVFNAEPKEGSRYFLYFGAVNYQAHVYLNGKKLGMHKGGFTPFQFDVSGKLNKGRNFVVVKVDNMRHQDEIPTVNTDWWNYGGITRDVVLAEVPATYIADYKVQLAKGDLKRIEGFVQLAGAQPRQSVSVSIPEAGIKTTVMTDAGGRADFKIPVNKLRYWSPEDPKLYGVEIAAGPDAVKDRIGFRTIETRGQDILLNGKSIFLRGISLHDENPLAQGRLRGEGDMRMMLQWAKELNANYVRLAHYPHSERMSRLADEMGLLVWAEVPVYWTISWTNPDTYRNAHQQLTDMVVRDRNRASVIIWSIGNETPVSAPRNDFMGRLADTVRKLDDTRLVAAALEVHREGQRVVVEDPLSDKIDLASFNEYAGWYWSDPKDMLNYRFDIKVDKPVVVSEFGADALGGYHADDATRWSEEYQDLLYKNQFTMLTAIPGLRGMTPWILADFRSPRRPHPRYQDFWNRKGLISDTGQKKKAFHTLKEFYDRMQQKYR